A stretch of Salvelinus alpinus chromosome 4, SLU_Salpinus.1, whole genome shotgun sequence DNA encodes these proteins:
- the LOC139572444 gene encoding histone-lysine N-methyltransferase SETD2-like has product MLSSHLLPKGTKRKVNLDDQGRQKVSFSFSLTKKPLQNLFLAPPSQEKSLAELPSVLSPTTSLPQDRAGQHTESKNEQMQPPLLVPTPVAEILAPQTAVSSVPKPKVDLGKMHFKKQILSASVIEDSPITSVVLQDPPPSEQQVLMESSGKIETVTPPRTPQSQNMDNDGPSENALTRVSDVKLDLSLKEPTDSSHKGKVDVNTSSITETQDTSENIQIRSRSDSTLPGSESDADSVQTSSSYKSGEPKATAKLESRSKDTKDMSSSRSILEETEKSSNNSRSEKDERTSSYSKSDRDSKSDRELRSTSDRESKHTPSRSSRSDKGRRRTKSRSRSRSRGPRTSSRSETRSRSERSRSERGSGSRSDRSYYDSERRSGGHRSSPYRERRGSSRSRTDSSRVRGDSSDSEDDHRRTRTRTSDSSRSSTHSSLQRDSKSYSSHSKSERDSEIDKITQSSKSERASKRTVDSSSLQKCSTDVEPNHRKSNTHYKPDISVRSNHSSPHALSQTSDKRLQKSSYSESEVAHKGKSQSQGSDRSSGSEGAWTSSTNKSDSKQMSASMSSVKTNKQSKDTFHSPNKIQTPSDAHPQSKNDKAGADSHLADTCQREDVGNMNDITSQDKGLQKPTLSLPSNCDPTDRLQEPALDLVNEKIHHCIEVQNDSAATFPNNSSGDQLCEKFALGDIDNVNKSLCSEQTKDAQHVDPQIESTEKWVDVSNSSFSCSNDRVIPSQDKTVFQGSVGSKSLPSTVDVSVRDHPKQNTKPENTVCSSRNVNIDMQSCKNVPLKSEPSSPEPQFPNQTEQQNSSLRKNRGKTKKSRWDIVGQDTSDSDNPQKLPSQESKPAVKKVISVKRIEFSKDVSQEEPSLKGQLKWEAELHSKTIKQEIIITQEHSSAPITFGNDQSESTNPTAQPGTCETSSDLLDTKPHVSQMDDDPSLLNNTSHVDRARREPCRNDDGNEEEPKDGPHKSKLLKTLVSSQDGVGQSEDSDTDDSESDSDCGVAVKRMHSVVVVPKNSTLTHSDTTDKLASPCTPSTSPGCQQHANRASGQEGDLNRNEIPSRVSPQQRHRGFPAMCENTRQASNPCVDGSLSAHDIMVYQSQSNMVDSTSQLEGSNATDAQPSKDPYSSARERPKIGDATVSQIAAHSLENSFRQSDTGHPQHNGSGRGGGMLSRYQHGDFASSDDFNSSLGWDFTQSEQPSSTYQQPDSSYGASQQHPNTQQPGNSSLGQVYRTNNGAYWTQLPTTTQPTCRPVYLHVPATHYQEPVGQVHPDSLTNDCDEDSEGKPAGLSRLAVECNGPKLPGSLAFVQAHEISSNCRGSVNATPENISVVEPPRDKDNSRPHRGRGPPKKRRPEMESDSDSEAEPVLASKRERLAERELPKDSKERMRRFRLMRDCPLLKS; this is encoded by the coding sequence ATGTTGTCCAGTCATCTCCTGCCTAAAGGAACCAAGAGGAAGGTGAACCTGGACGATCAGGGTCGCCAGAAAGTGTCTTTCAGCTTCTCTCTGACAAAGAAACCGCTGCAGAACTTATTCCTGGCCCCTCCCAGTCAGGAAAAATCTCTTGCTGAACTCCCCTCTGTCCTGTCACCTACAACCTCACTCCCTCAGGACAGAGCAGGGCAGCATACGGAAAGCAAAAATGAGCAAATGCAGCCACCCTTGTTGGTGCCCACACCAGTAGCAGAGATCCTTGCACCTCAGACGGCAGTCTCCTCAGTCCCCAAACCTAAAGTGGACTTGGGAAAGATGCACTTCAAGAAACAGATTCTCAGTGCATCTGTTATTGAAGATAGTCCCATAACCAGTGTTGTCTTACAGGATCCACCCCCTTCCGAGCAACAGGTTTTAATGGAATCTTCAGGTAAAATTGAAACTGTCACCCCACCACGAACGCCCCAGTCTCAGAACATGGACAATGACGGCCCCTCTGAGAATGCTCTCACTCGTGTATCTGATGTGAAGCTGGACCTCAGTCTCAAGGAACCGACTGATTCCTCCCACAAAGGGAAAGTGGATGTAAACACTTCCAGTATAACAGAGACGCAAGACACCTCAGAAAACATACAAATCCGTTCCCGGTCGGACAGCACACTCCCTGGCTCAGAATCTGATGCTGATTCAGTGCAGACGTCTTCTAGCTACAAGTCAGGTGAACCCAAGGCCACAGCAAAGTTGGAGAGTAGAAGTAAGGATACAAAAGATATGTCCTCTTCTCGCTCCATATTAGAGGAAACAGAAAAAAGTTCTAACAATTCACGTTCTGAGAAGGACGAAAGAACCTCTAGTTACTCAAAATCTGACCGAGATTCCAAGTCTGACCGAGAATTAAGGTCAACCTCTGACCGAGAATCAAAGCACACACCTTCGCGGTCATCCCGCTCTGACAAAGGCCGCAGAAGGACTAAGAGTCGGTCGAGGTCCAGATCAAGAGGTCCCCGGACGAGTTCCAGATCTGAGACACGCTCCAGATCTGAGAGATCTAGAAGCGAGAGAGGGTCAGGATCACGGTCTGATCGGTCATATTACGACTCTGAGCGGAGGTCCGGAGGTCACAGAAGTTCTCcgtacagagagaggagaggcagctcTCGCTCTCGGACCGATAGCAGCAGAGTCCGCGGCGACAGCTCTGACTCTGAAGATGACCACAGAAGAACTCGGACTAGAACAAGTGATTCCAGCAGGTCATCCACCCATTCTAGCTTGCAGAGAGATTCAAAGTCATACTCATCTCACTCGAAATCTGAACGAGATTCAGAGATAGATAAAATAACACAATCTTCTAAGTCTGAGAGGGCCTCAAAGAGAACTGTTGACTCCAGTTCCCTCCAAAAGTGCTCTACTGATGTAGAACCTAATCACAGGAAATCCAACACCCACTACAAGCCGGACATCAGTGTTCGATCCAATCATTCCAGTCCACATGCCCTCTCTCAAACATCGGACAAAAGGCTCCAGAAAAGCAGCTATAGTGAATCTGAGGTAGCTCACAAAGGGAAGTCTCAGTCACAGGGCTCTGACCGCTCTTCTGGCTCTGAAGGGGCATGGACATCTTCCACCAATAAATCAGACTCTAAGCAAATGTCTGCCTCCATGTCATCAGTGAAAACGAATAAACAATCAAAGGACACATTTCACAGTCCCAATAAGATACAAACCCCTTCTGATGCTCACCCTCAGAGCAAAAATGACAAAGCAGGAGCAGATTCCCATCTAGCAGATACTTGCCAAAGGGAGGATGTTGGCAACATGAATGACATCACATCCCAAGATAAAGGCTTACAAAAACCAACTCTGTCGTTACCTTCAAATTGTGATCCAACTGACAGATTGCAAGAACCAGCGTTGGATCTAGTTAATGAGAAGATCCATCATTGCATTGAGGTTCAGAATGACTCGGCAGCAACTTTTCCGAACAACTCTAGTGGAGACCAATTATGTGAAAAATTTGCCTTAGGGGACATTGACAATGTTAATAAAAGCCTTTGCTCTGAACAAACAAAAGATGCACAGCATGTAGACCCCCAAATAGAATCCACTGAGAAGTGGGTTGATGTAAGCAACTCTAGCTTTTCCTGCAGTAATGACAGAGTAATACCCAGCCAGGATAAGACTGTTTTTCAAGGTTCCGTTGGGTCAAAGTCATTACCATCTACAGTAGACGTATCTGTCAGAGACCACCCTAAGCAGAACACTAAACCAGAAAATACTGTGTGTTCTAGTAGAAATGTGAATATCGACATGCAGTCTTGCAAAAACGTCCCTCTCAAATCTGAACCCTCTAGTCCTGAACCTCAGTTTCCCAACCAGACTGAACAACAGAACTCTAGTTTAAGGAAAAACAGAGGTAAAACAAAAAAATCGCGTTGGGATATTGTTGGACAAGACACCTCAGACAGTGATAATCCTCAGAAATTGCCTTCCCAAGAAAGTAAACCTGCTGTGAAAAAGGTCATCTCCGTCAAGAGAATTGAGTTTTCTAAAGACGTCAGCCAGGAAGAGCCGTCTCTGAAGGGTCAACTGAAATGGGAAGCTGAGTTGCATTCCAAGACGATTAAGCAAGAAATTATTATCACACAAGAACACAGCTCAGCACCAATAACTTTTGGGAACGACCAATCAGAGTCCACAAACCCAACTGCACAACCAGGCACCTGTGAAACCAGCAGTGACCTTTTAGACACCAAACCCCACGTCAGCCAAATGGATGACGATCCCTCACTTTTAAATAATACCTCACATGTAGACAGAGCTAGAAGGGAGCCGTGTAGGAATGACGATGGTAATGAAGAGGAACCTAAAGATGGCCCTCACAAGAGCAAACTGCTGAAGACACTAGTGTCGAGCCAGGACGGTGTAGGCCAAAGCGAGGACAGTGACACTGATGATTCAGAGTCGGACTCAGACTGCGGTGTTGCCGTGAAACGGATGCACTCTGTGGTGGTTGTACCAAAGAATTCCACCCTGACTCACTCGGACACAACAGACAAGCTTGCGTCTCCCTGCACTCCAAGCACTAGCCCAGGATGTCAACAACACGCTAACAGGGCCAGTGGCCAAGAGGGTGACCTGAACAGGAATGAGATCCCAAGCAGGGTAAGCCCTCAGCAGAGACATAGAGGCTTTCCCGCCATGTGTGAGAACACTAGGCAGGCCAGTAATCCTTGTGTTGATGGAAGTCTCTCTGCACATGACATCATGGTATATCAATCACAGAGCAACATGGTCGATAGCACCAGCCAGCTCGAGGGCTCCAACGCCACCGATGCCCAGCCTTCTAAGGATCCTTATAGCAGTGCCCGTGAGAGACCAAAGATTGGTGACGCAACGGTGAGCCAGATTGCTGCCCACAGCCTTGAGAACTCCTTCAGGCAGTCTGACACAGGGCATCCACAGCATAATGGAAGTGGCAGGGGTGGCGGGATGCTTTCCCGTTACCAACATGGAGACTTTGCTAGCTCTGATGACTTCAACAGCAGTCTGGGCTGGGACTTCACACAGTCGGAGCAGCCCAGCAGTACGTACCAGCAGCCTGACAGCAGCTACGGGGCATCCCAACAGCATCCTAACACACAACAGCCAGGGAACTCTTCTTTGGGGCAGGTGTACAGGACAAACAATGGGGCCTATTGGACCCAACTACCAACTACGACTCAACCCACCTGCAGACCGGTCTACCTCCATGTGCCTGCAACACATTATCAGGAGCCTGTTGGTCAAGTCCATCCTGACTCCTTGACTAATGACTGTGATGAGGACAGTGAGGGGAAACCAGCAGGCCTTAGTAGACTAGCTGTTGAATGCAATGGTCCCAAGCTTCCAGGCTCGCTAGCCTTCGTACAAGCCCATGAAATAAGCAGCAACTGCAGAGGCTCTGTCAACGCCACTCCAGAGAATATTTCCGTAGTTGAACCCCCCAGAGACAAGGACAACTCAAGGCCCCACAGAGGCAGGGGTCCTCCCAAGAAAAGGCGGCCAGAAATGGAGTCAGATTCGGACAGCGAGGCAGAACCTGTGCTGGCTAGCAAAAGGGAGCGACTGGCAGAAAGGGAGCTCCCCAAAGACTCCAAAGAACGGATGAGGAGATTCAGGCTGATGAGGGACTGCCCTTTGCTCAAGTCCTGA